A part of Bacillus rossius redtenbacheri isolate Brsri chromosome 1, Brsri_v3, whole genome shotgun sequence genomic DNA contains:
- the LOC134527863 gene encoding uncharacterized protein LOC134527863 translates to MSLSKSRLTEFNDGWLCDQRFQPWLQKVEKDKHVFFCSLCRSTLSLSNMGKRAVTSHLNGQKHKSRSRVNSECDLRIFLKKSNADASTSSQESSRFSQSEESLQENKCAKDVNESENLSFLNTKEIVSQQSVTSRPLQSFLLKNENTKADILWCLLVVMNHWSVNSAGKAVQVFKAMFSDSSIAMNMRLQRTKISYTIVYGLAPYFHKELLQEISQCDFFVISFDESLKKIAHKEQMDIVIRFWSKSKDTVSTHYFTSVFLGHTTAADLIRSFKEAVSELDLRKLMQLSMDGPNVNIKFLADLKADLNRDPSDHVIMEIGSCGLHTLHNAFKVGMNSCEWKIFHFLHAIYNFFKDRPARRSDYTMFSGSTKFPVKFCNVRWLQNFEVAQRALEIIPNLKKYVEGVKENKKEPVMSGSYAAMVGGIRDKLMPAKLAFFCFLVKVIEDFLERYR, encoded by the coding sequence ATGTCACTCTCAAAGTCCAGACTTACTGAGTTTAATGATGGCTGGCTTTGTGATCAACGGTTTCAGCCATGGCTTCAAAAGGTTGAGAAAGACAAGCATGTCTTCTTCTGCTCTTTGTGTCGGAGCACTCTCAGTTTAAGCAACATGGGAAAAAGAGCAGTTACAAGTCATCTCAATGGTCAGAAACATAAGTCTCGTTCTCGGGTAAATAGTGAATGTGATCTGagaatttttctaaaaaaaagtaaCGCTGATGCAAGTACTAGTTCTCAGGAGTCTTCAAGATTTAGTCAATCTGAGGAAAGTTTGCAAGAGAATAAATGTGCAAAAGATGTTAATGAAAGTGAAAATTTGTCATTCttaaatacaaaagaaattgtctcCCAACAGTCTGTTACGTCTCGTCCATTGCAGTCATTcttattgaaaaatgaaaataccaAAGCCGATATATTATGGTGCCTTCTAGTTGTAATGAATCATTGGTCAGTGAATTCTGCAGGGAAAGCTGTTCAAGTTTTCAAAGCTATGTTTAGTGATAGTTCAATAGCCATGAACATGCGTCTTCAACGCACAAAGATTTCATACACCATAGTTTATGGTTTAGCTCCATATTTTCACAAGGAGTTATTGCAAGAAATTTCTCAGTGTGATTTCTTTGTCATTTCTTTTGATgaatcacttaaaaaaattgccCACAAAGAACAGATGGACATTGTCATTCGCTTTTGGAGCAAATCTAAGGACACTGTAAGTACACATTATTTCACTTCAGTTTTTTTGGGTCATACAACTGCTGCTGACCTTATACGATCTTTTAAAGAGGCAGTATCAGAACTAGACTTACGAAAGCTAATGCAATTATCCATGGATGGGCCAAATGTGAATATTAAGTTTTTGGCAGACTTAAAAGCAGACTTGAACAGAGACCCTTCAGATCATGTGATAATGGAAATTGGCTCGTGTGGGTTGCATACtcttcacaatgcttttaaggtCGGAATGAACAGTTGTGAAtggaaaatttttcattttttgcatGCTATTTACAACTTTTTCAAGGATCGGCCTGCAAGAAGGAGTGACTACACAATGTTTTCTGGATCAACAAAATTTccagttaaattttgtaatgtgaGATGGCTTCAGAACTTTGAGGTTGCACAGAGGGCCCTTGAAATTATTCCCAACTTGAAGAAGTATGTAGAGGGAGTTAAGGAAAATAAGAAGGAACCAGTTATGTCTGGTAGCTATGCAGCAATGGTAGGAGGTATACGTGACAAATTGATGCCTGCTAAATTAGCTTTCTTTTGTTTTCTTGTGAAGGTAATAGAAGACTTCTTGGA